GTGGAGAAAGGGCTTTTTCCAATTCATTAGCGAAGTTAACCTTTGATTTTTTGAAGTTAGGAGTATTGATATTAGCTATATTATTCGATATCACTTTCTGGCGCATACTGGAAGCGTCAAGCTGCTTTATTAACGCCTGTTTAATCAGATCCTGGCCTGAAAACAAGTAAGCACCTCCTTAACACTATTGCGGTTTATCCAATCCAGTTACTATTTTCCTTTCTTTCAACAAAAAACTACAACTTCCTGCAAGTTATGGCAGAATAAAAATAGTCAATTGAAAAAGAAATAAAAATCCCCCGGATAAAAAAACCAGAGGATTCTGTGTTTTCTCATTACCCTGATACGGGGCAACTGGCTGCCATAGGCTTCTAGCCCTTAGACCCTCTAGCTTTGCGTCATTACCTTTCGATAATTTTGCCTATAGTTTTGTGATAATAATGGTATTATGGTTAAAATTTGTATCTTTATGTTTCATAACATATAATAAATTCATTAAAATGTCAATTGTTCTGGAAAAAAGGTGTCGACTTTATGTAAACAATAAAAAAAACCCGCTTTTCGATGCGGGTCTTTGTACGGTATTATACTATTTCATTAACGATCAAACCTAGCATTTCCTTAACGTGTGCTACAATATTTAGTATTTGGTCAGGCGGAATCTTTCTCAGTACCTCATCTGTTTCAGAATTGATAACCGATACTTGCATTTCCCGGCTTTCCTGATCCATTTTAAAACGAAGTTCAGTGTTGTAATTTCTCATGGAGCTGTTTAGCTGGTCAACTGCCTGTTTCAGCTGTTCTTCAGTAATATTACCTTTTTGTTCGCTGTCAACATTGTTTATGTTTTTGACCTTCTCTTGAAAATTCTGTTTAGCTGGCGAGCCTTGTGGTGACTTTCTGAATTGCGTTGATCCTGAAGGCTCTGTTCCTTGGATCTTCACTGTCCGTACCACCCCCTATTTTTTTTTGTCCACGAAAAAACCTTGCACCTGCGATTTCTTTTTTTCGTATGTATTTGTAGACGCTTTACCCATTTGCAAAGATTTCATACGAGCAGAGAGGCCCGACATCGCTGCCTTTAGTTTCACTAAGTTATCATGATCAATTTTCTGCGCTTGAATAAAGATTTGGGATATATCATGTTCCTTCTCTTCTAAAGAAAATGATGTACCACTTTGCTTGAAAATCGACAAATTCTTATCGAGTTCATTTACACGTTCCATATACTCCTGCCTTTTATTTAAAAGAGTTTCTAGATATGTTAAATCGTTCTGCTCGCTCTGGCTGGAAGAGTTTAAAAAATACGCCTGTTGCTTTGTTAAGTCTAATATGTGCTGTGCAAGCAGCTCCTTTTGTTCCATAATTTCCATGATCTGCTGCAAGACATCATTTGTGGACATGTTTACTCCTATTTCCTTCCTGCGGTTACTTTTAGTGCTTCTCCCCAGGTGTCCCTAAGTTCTTCTATCAAACCCAGTACTTCTTCTAGAATAGCTTTATCCTTTTTCATGTTTGCTTCCGTTAAACGGCGGTTCATGTAATCATAAAGGCTGGATAGGTTGTTTGATATTTCATAATCATTATTCAAGGTATCCATTAAGTATGAGATGATCTCTTGGGTTCTGATTATTGTGTGGTTTGCGGTTTCGATATCACCTTTATCTATGGCAAGGATGGCCTGTTTAGTAAACTTTATTTTCCCGTTATAGAGCGACAGAGTTAATTCTCCGGGGGAAGCACTTTTGACCGCGTTTTGCTGGTATTGCTGATAGGGATTAGCGTTTAACATTATTATCACTCCTCTTTTGAATCAAACATCAACTTGCATTCAGTTTTCTAAGTAACTCAACAATTCCTGCGTTGACCTGTTATTTATATAATTAATTAAAAAAGCTTCAAACTCACCGGGAGTAACATAATCATATTTAAAATTTTTGTAATAGTCTTGGATAAAACGATCAAACCTTTCTTGCCCCATTAAAGAATATAAACATTCAAACCACTTTTGTCCCTGGCGATAATGTATAGTGCGATATTGCTCCCAGGAATCAAATTCTTCCAAACTCTTATTTAGTCCGGTTAAATGGGACCACGATTGCGGTGTTTTGTCGGTCAAAGCTTTCATGCCGATAAATTCTATTAATCCTTCATCCATATACGGTGCATTGTATTGATCACTGCCGATAATGTTATAGAACCACTGGTGCCCTATTTCGTGAAACAATGTTTTCTTAAGATTGTTTTTAATAGCTTGATTAGAAATTAATATCAGTGTAGAATATTCCATTCCACTCAGGTACATGTCATTTTGTACAACATTTAGTTGTTTCCACGGATATTCTCCTACATTTTTCCTGAAATATTCCAGTGCCTCATTTGCAGCCGCCAAAACTTCCGTAGGTTTACCGTCGTTGTCATAATAGTAGTTAATGGCTGTTTTTCCGCTCTGGATTGTTTTTAAATTATAATCACGGTTTAAAAAAACCGGAAGATCCCTTACTTGCTCTAATTGTCCGCGATAAGTTTTTCGTTTGCCATGCTTATCTTCTGCCAGATTTGTGTTACTTATTACCAGGTTGTAATCGTAGGGTACTGAAAAAGAAACCTCATAAGTGGATGAAAAGTTGACGAAGGGATCACCCACATCTGTGGATACACTTTCTTTACCATCTACACTAATTGTGGGAAGCCAATTTCCCAGCCACATTCCTTTTTCATTACCGCCTACGCGGTCGGCACCGAAGGGCATTTTAGCCTTGAAATCTATTGTCAATGTTTGCTCCCCCGGAGAAAAAAGCAATTCGTTCAGTTTAACTTTTAATATTTTACCGGTCTGCTCATATGGTATTTGTTTGCCTTGATAGTAAACATTTTGGACATTTATGTATCCGGGCTCCCGCCCGCGTGCCCTGGCATATTTACGCATCTCAGACGATTGTAAGCTGCGATCATTATAATTATTTAGATATAAATTAAATACAACTTCTTCGCCGGGATCAAAATGCTCAAAAGTTACCTCTTCTTTACCCTCAATAACTCTGCTTTGCGGGTAGAAATCGGCCTGAACTATATAATAAGGGAGGTTCTTTTCCTCCCTGGGTAATTCAGCGGGGACAGCGGCAGCCGTTTCGGATTTATCTACCATCCCCGTAATTAAACCGAGAGTGGAAATAATGGACAGGCATAAGATTACCGGTAATAATTTAATTAATGCCGAAACTCTAAAATTATTTTTTTTCCTTGTCTTTTTCTTAAGGGCCTGCCCGCCTGGGCTTTGGCCTGTTTTTACCTTATGTAACAGTAATAAATTTTTTTGTGCCGTTTGCGTATATCGGTGGTCAGGTCCAAAGGTTCTTGATGCCAGGTTTAATGCCTGCTGAGCAATTTCAACAGCCTCTGCACATCTTCCTTGCCTGTGTAAGTCGGCTACCTTTTGGTCCAGATCGGATAATTTTTGAATTGTGTCCCAGTTAATCGAAGAGACCCCCTTAACCCATTCCACCGCTTCCAAACTGTTGAGAAAGCCACGCGCTCTGCTGGTTCATTTGCTGAATAGCCTTTTCCATGGCGGTAAACTGCCGCCAGTAGCGATTTTCGACCTGAGTTAACCGCTCTTCTTTGCGATCGATTTGATCTTCGATACGGTCAATTCTCTTACCGATGAAACTATCGTCCACCAAGGAATAATCATTTTTGCTGCCGGCTTTGTCGGATATCCTTTTCATAGCGTTATTAACATCTTCATAAAGCCGCCTGGCAATCCCCATATCATTATAGTCTTCCGAATCAGGGGCGTGGGCAAACAATTCCATGACTGCTTCGGGGTCGTTTTCTATGGCTTGTCGTAACTTTGCCTCATCTACAACCAGCTTACCCGACATGTAATCCTTGGTAGTAGCTATTCCTATGTCAGCCATCCGGTCGTAATCACTGTTACCGGTCGGTACAGAAGTGGACATGGTCATGCGCATTTTTGATTGCACACTTGACAAAATGGGATCGTTGCGCAAAAGGCCGCTCTGAGCCTTTTCTATCCATTGATCAATCTGGTCATCGGTCAACTGCTCTCTCTGTGTATCGGTAAGAGGTTTATAATCCCGGTACTTAGTTTCATGGAGTTTATCAGTAATAGGTTCGATTACTTTATTGTATTCGTCAATGAATTTTACGATGGAATCGAAAACGGCGTCGGTGTCTTTTGATACTGTTACGGTTGCGCTTGAGTTAGCTCCCTTAAGTAGACTATAGTGCACATTGTTAAGGGTGAATTGGTTTGAAGCGTACTCTGTGTAATTGACACCGTCAATTGAAACGTTTGCATTTTGGCCATCCTGGGTTTGAGCATCAGTATGGCTGGTTCCGGTTGCTGTATTTGCATCTTCATTATTATCTGTTATTTTCAATTCTTGTGCTAGGACATCATCAACAACTGTTATGCTTTGGTCTGCTCCTGTTTTACTTGTTGATAGGTAAAAACGGTCAACCGTTTCATCATACGAAGCTCTGACTTGCCATTCTTTGCCTCCTGATAAGGAAGCCGAAACAGCGCTTTCGGTTCCTGTATTATCTGAAGTTATTGTTAATGTGCCGGCCCCATCCTCACTTAATGTAGCGTCGGAAACAGATATATTATCTGTTATGGCCGTTATTATTTTAGTTCCGGTACTGTAATCAGTGCTACTTATATCGTAAACCTTATCAGCATCAAACGCAGTTTTAGCTTCACTGTCAGACGTAAAATTTCCCAAGCTGCTATCATATAATGCTACTTTTTTATCTCCGATTGTTATTGTTAGGCCTTCAGTTAAAGCATCATCTACTAGTTTTAGTTCCTGTATTTGTTCTTGTGAATCACTGGCCTTATCAGTTGTATTTAAGGAAATACCGGTAAATTCGTGGCTGTTAATTTCCTTTACCAAGTTATAAATAGACTCAGAATCAGTGTCTATATTAAAGACTACATCATTGATCTGAATGTTTTTGGCACCAGTAATACCAAGCTGAGAGCTTAATGTGTTATCATCTCCGGAACCAATTTTACCGCTTGTGATTGACGCGCTCTGTGCCAAACTGGTTATGTCCACTGTATGTGAACCTTCAAGAGCAGAATTGTTAGCTGATACACTAACCGCAGTATCGTCGGAAGAAGAGGCCTTATTGGTTAAATAAGTTGAGTGCAACCTCATATCAAAAGCAGTATCTCTGAAACTGAGCAATTTTGTATTTATTTCCCGGTAACCTTCCTGCTGCCATTCCAGTATTTGCTTATCCTGTTCAAGCTTTTGCACCGGCATGCGATACGCCTTCATTAAATCTTCCATTATCGAATCTATATCCATACCGGAGGCTAGGCCACCTATTCTCATATTAGTGGACATGTATAATTCTCCCTTCACTTTGTCCTCTAATCGTTTAATCGGTATTTATTTTCGGATCTTTAGTCATCTCGGAAAAATTATTCCATGGAATTCATCTGCAAAATACATTGACAAGGGTTCAAGAGCTTATTATAATTAATATCAAATTATAATCATTATAAGTTTCAGTATAAAGGAGGTATCTCAGTGGGCATTGCATGTTTCAAACAGAAAAATGGGCTGGAGGCCCTGGTTGTTGTGGGAAATTGTGGTGTTGTAACGCCGGAACAGTTTTCAGGCCTGGCCGCCCATGTGAAGGAATTGGAAATTGCAGCGCTAAAACTTACCACACGTCAAACCTTGGTGTTGGTGCTGCCATTGGAGAAGAGGGAACAGGCCTGTTACATAGTCGAAGAACTGGGGCTAAAAGTGGGAACCTATGGGGGTGTGGTGCGTAATGTGAAAGCATGCTGCGGTGATGATGATCTATGTACATGGTCCCGGGGCAATGCCCTGCAGCTGGGGACGGCCCTCCAGGAAAGTTGCTGGGGATCCCCGGTGCCTAAGGACTTTAAAATAAGTGTGGCGGGATGCTCTCGGGGTTGCACTGACCCTCTGTGTGCTGATTTTGGTGCGGTGGCCACGGCACCGGATAGTTTTGATATTTACATAGGTGGACGTGGGGCAACGCTGCGGCCCACCCACGCTAGCCTGTTAGCCAGGGACATTACTGCCTCCGGCGTAGCCGAACTGGTGCAGGTTGTACTGGACCGGTACTCAGAATTGGCTGAACCCAAGGAGCGCTTTGTATCACTGGTGCAGCGGCTGGGCACCCAGCCCTTTCATCCTGGAGAGGATTGGGTTCGGCAACACCGCTGTGAAACTAAGCCGGCTCAGGATTTTCTCGACTTTTTAAAAGAATCTTAGCGGTTAGTTAACTGGCCATTGATAAAGGAGGTTTTTATATCCATGAGTGCATATTTTAATCTGAACGCATTGGAAAAACTATTGAATGATATTTGTAGGAAATGTGATCAGGATGCCCAAAAATGTAATAAAGCTACATGCTTGGCAGGCTTCGCATTGTGGGCGGTAAAGTTCGTGGAAAAGAAAAATAACCCGGTTATTCCGGGAGCCTCCGGGTACATACCCATGTCCGATTTTAAACCGTATTACGCCGACGACACCATGCCCGCAGTTGCGGAGACGTGCCTTCGCTGCAAGGAATGCAGGGATAACCACACGGACGACTGTATTATCGCCCTGGTTAGGCACTGCCTGGAACTGGCCCTATGGGGTGAGCAGCTTTCTTATCCTGGCAGCGTTTTTCAATACATGGCACTGTTAAAGGAAAGGGACATGGAAGGCGCCGCGGCACTTGCCGTTGACCTGCGTAGAGCATAAAACGATACCGCGGTGAGGGACAGGTCCCTTTGGGGAGGTTTTGGGTATGGTATAGGCCAGGCCCAAAACCGACCCGTGTATCGACTGAACCGACTAGACATAAAAATAACTAGTCTTTAGACTAGTATTAATCTTAATCGAATATATCTATTCTCATACTCACCGGTCTATCTGGCCTTACTTTAATGGCTTGATTCACTGTAAAGTTTAATCCATCTTTATAATAGTTTACTTTGGCGGGATAAGCATCCAGAGTTAAAAACCGGACTCCCACCGTATCTTGATTTAACCTGTAAGCAATGTCTTTTACATAATCGACCAACAATCTTCCCAAACCATGATTCCTGTGTGATTTGCACTGCGACCAAGGCGAGCTATTTTAATGGCCGGTACTTTAGCGTAAGGAACATCAGCATCTTCCTTTTCATCCTTGCTTAAGGTTATAGCATCACAACATATTGAACATGCGGCAACAAGATCTTCTTCGTAGTATTATTATGGCGAAAAAAGGTAATTGATAACCGAAAAATAGAAGCCAGCTAAAGTGGGTGGTTTGTGCCAGATTAGCGGTTTGTTAGCATCAGACTTTAATATTTACATTATTTCCTACATGCTGAAACTGGGCCATTGTTTGCCCTTGGTCTACCTTGTCCAGCATCCGATTCACCAGGCTGCCGTTTTGCTCTGCCGTGTCCATAACCTTTTTCATCAGTGATGTACTCACATCCGTTTTTAGCTGGGCTTGGTTCTTTAGCACTGACTGCGCCGCTATGTCCATTAGTGTCACCCCCTGTTTACAGTGTTTTCTTTGTACTGTGGTGAAAAGCATGGAGCATTACTGGTGGTCCATCCAGAACACCCTGGTCTTTTTGTCAAGCTCTTTGACTTCTTCCTGCATGGCTCGCAGCCTGTCGTTGAGCCCCTCTGCTTCAGCGGAACCAATGTTGTTGTCCCTGGCGAACTCGGTCAGCTCTCTCATTTGCCCCAGCCTGGCCTCGATTTCGTCTAGGGCCTCCATCCTCTGTTCCACCCACTCCAGCTTTTGTTTGAGGTACTCCGCATCGGAATTGATAGTGACCATCCTTTGATCGGTATTTTTGAATAAACACTGATACTGTCATACCCGTGTTCATATACCCCTTATGACTCCAAAACTAACTCCCGTTAGTCTTTCGATTTGTCTTATCGATAATCCTTTACGCTTAAGTTTCTTAATCACATTATTCTTCTTATACTTTTCAAAGTTTTGAATTTCGCTGGGACTTTTCACCCCGGTAATGTTTTGGATCAGTTCAGCTGCTTCTAAATCATTCAATCTCGTTCTGTCATCATATTCTAAGCAGTTATCATCGCTACTTTCCTGATTGAATTTTTTCCATAAAGATAATGCATCTTTCGGATTTGCCGTAAACAAACTAAGGGCAAACCGGGTATCGCATATCTCTGCTTTTTTTGTATATTCTCCATAACTGCTCCAGGGATAGGCCTGAATCTCTTTTACAATCCCAGCTTTAGTTGGATTTTGATGAATATATCTCATTACAGTCAGAAAATAGCTATCTGTCTCAACTACTTCACTTTTATACCGGTCTTGAAATAAATGGCCCCTCCGACTGTATTTCCAATTGTACCAGTAAACATAACTTGCACCAATTCTGCGAAAGGTAATCCCTAAATCTTCTTTCCCTTCTTTCATCAGTAAATGTATGTGATTGCTCATTAAACAATATGCATATACTTCATATCCACTGGTTTTTTTATACCTCTTAATTGTCTTAAGATATTTTTGATTGTCTTGATCATCTTCAAAGATCCGTTGTCTGTTGATCCCACGTAAAACCACATGATAAATTCCTGAGCTGCTTCTCTTTCTAGCTATTCTTGGCATAAAGCCACCCTTGTCAAGAATAGCAAAAATATATGTATTTTGTCAACACAAAAGAACCGTCCCTTTTGTGCCCCTTTAGTTTCCACCTGTAAACTGTTACAATAACGTCAAAGTATTTATGGGGAGGAATTCCTGCATGCAACCAAGGCAGATTTTATACCGACTCAAAAATTCAGCCGATGTTAAATTATTAGAGCGCTGTAAAAAAATCATACAAGAAATAATTCCGGAATCCCAAGTAATCCTTTATGGATCAAGAGCTCGCGGTGAAGCTAGTCCAACATCTGATTACGACATTCTTATTCTTACTAACACCCCTATCACTTGGCGGACGGAACGGAATATAATTGAACGCCTTTATGATCTAGAACTAGAAACTGGCCAGATTTTGAACACACAGTTATACTCCCTTAAAACCTGGAACTCACCAATCTATAATGTTATGCCCTTTAGAAAAAATGTTGAAAAGGACGGTATACTTATATGAAACCAGAGCAGAAATCCCTAATTGATTATCGCCGGTATCGGTCAGAAGATTGTCTTAAGGAAGCTGAACTTTTGATACAACATAACCATTTTAATGCTGCCGTTAACCGTCTATATTATGCCTGCTTCTATATCGTTTCCGCCCTTCTTCTTTCTGAAGATATGTATTCAGCAAAACACAGTGGAATCATCTCCTTATTTAACCGACACTGGGTAAGACATCAGAGAGTAGATAAATCATTAGGCAGATTTTATAAAGAAATATTTAGCTACAGACAAAAAGGCGATTACGACGATTTAGTCTATTTTGAACGAGAGCAGGCCGAACTCTTGTATCAAGAAGCAACAGCTTTTGTGAATATTTTAAAATCTAAGCTGCCATGAGATTATCTCATTTCCAACGCAAAACTGCTGCTTCTGCTGGGCAGCCTTACCGATACCTACCGAGAAATCTCGCTCAATGTCATCGATAACCCCTCTTATGAAAAGCGAATAACCGAGATAGTTATGCGACCGCTCATCAAATGAACGTATCAACCTTATTCTTGGCTGC
The genomic region above belongs to Bacillota bacterium and contains:
- a CDS encoding flagellar protein FlaG, with amino-acid sequence MVRTVKIQGTEPSGSTQFRKSPQGSPAKQNFQEKVKNINNVDSEQKGNITEEQLKQAVDQLNSSMRNYNTELRFKMDQESREMQVSVINSETDEVLRKIPPDQILNIVAHVKEMLGLIVNEIV
- the fliS gene encoding flagellar export chaperone FliS, whose product is MLNANPYQQYQQNAVKSASPGELTLSLYNGKIKFTKQAILAIDKGDIETANHTIIRTQEIISYLMDTLNNDYEISNNLSSLYDYMNRRLTEANMKKDKAILEEVLGLIEELRDTWGEALKVTAGRK
- a CDS encoding flagellar hook protein, with translation MSTNMRIGGLASGMDIDSIMEDLMKAYRMPVQKLEQDKQILEWQQEGYREINTKLLSFRDTAFDMRLHSTYLTNKASSSDDTAVSVSANNSALEGSHTVDITSLAQSASITSGKIGSGDDNTLSSQLGITGAKNIQINDVVFNIDTDSESIYNLVKEINSHEFTGISLNTTDKASDSQEQIQELKLVDDALTEGLTITIGDKKVALYDSSLGNFTSDSEAKTAFDADKVYDISSTDYSTGTKIITAITDNISVSDATLSEDGAGTLTITSDNTGTESAVSASLSGGKEWQVRASYDETVDRFYLSTSKTGADQSITVVDDVLAQELKITDNNEDANTATGTSHTDAQTQDGQNANVSIDGVNYTEYASNQFTLNNVHYSLLKGANSSATVTVSKDTDAVFDSIVKFIDEYNKVIEPITDKLHETKYRDYKPLTDTQREQLTDDQIDQWIEKAQSGLLRNDPILSSVQSKMRMTMSTSVPTGNSDYDRMADIGIATTKDYMSGKLVVDEAKLRQAIENDPEAVMELFAHAPDSEDYNDMGIARRLYEDVNNAMKRISDKAGSKNDYSLVDDSFIGKRIDRIEDQIDRKEERLTQVENRYWRQFTAMEKAIQQMNQQSAWLSQQFGSGGMG
- a CDS encoding nitrite reductase, which encodes MGIACFKQKNGLEALVVVGNCGVVTPEQFSGLAAHVKELEIAALKLTTRQTLVLVLPLEKREQACYIVEELGLKVGTYGGVVRNVKACCGDDDLCTWSRGNALQLGTALQESCWGSPVPKDFKISVAGCSRGCTDPLCADFGAVATAPDSFDIYIGGRGATLRPTHASLLARDITASGVAELVQVVLDRYSELAEPKERFVSLVQRLGTQPFHPGEDWVRQHRCETKPAQDFLDFLKES
- a CDS encoding putative motility protein produces the protein MLFTTVQRKHCKQGVTLMDIAAQSVLKNQAQLKTDVSTSLMKKVMDTAEQNGSLVNRMLDKVDQGQTMAQFQHVGNNVNIKV
- a CDS encoding transposase, translating into MPRIARKRSSSGIYHVVLRGINRQRIFEDDQDNQKYLKTIKRYKKTSGYEVYAYCLMSNHIHLLMKEGKEDLGITFRRIGASYVYWYNWKYSRRGHLFQDRYKSEVVETDSYFLTVMRYIHQNPTKAGIVKEIQAYPWSSYGEYTKKAEICDTRFALSLFTANPKDALSLWKKFNQESSDDNCLEYDDRTRLNDLEAAELIQNITGVKSPSEIQNFEKYKKNNVIKKLKRKGLSIRQIERLTGVSFGVIRGI
- a CDS encoding nucleotidyltransferase domain-containing protein; this encodes MGRNSCMQPRQILYRLKNSADVKLLERCKKIIQEIIPESQVILYGSRARGEASPTSDYDILILTNTPITWRTERNIIERLYDLELETGQILNTQLYSLKTWNSPIYNVMPFRKNVEKDGILI
- a CDS encoding HEPN domain-containing protein, with protein sequence MKPEQKSLIDYRRYRSEDCLKEAELLIQHNHFNAAVNRLYYACFYIVSALLLSEDMYSAKHSGIISLFNRHWVRHQRVDKSLGRFYKEIFSYRQKGDYDDLVYFEREQAELLYQEATAFVNILKSKLP